From Armatimonadota bacterium:
TCTTGTAGCTTGTTGACGGGTCAAGAACGCCGTAATGGCGAAGCACGTAGCCGGTGCCGATGAGGACGAATATGGGGAGTACGAGTTCGATCACGCTCTTAGAGTAGCATCCAGCATCCGGCATCCAGCATACACGTGTCGGAGTCCGATATTCTGACTGCGCCGCTTGCCGACACGACTACGTTCTCAGAATCTGCCGCAGGGCAGTGTCCGCCACACCCTGGCACCACGCTTGCGCGTCGGGACGCCAGATTTGCGCGCGATACGCCCACGCCGCGAAAAGGTACCAATAGAACCGGTAGAGGAGTCGCCGCCAACGGGCATCCCGTGATGCGTCAAGCGGGGTACCGTAGCCGGCCATCAAATCGTCGTGCAAGGCGTCGTCGTCATCCCAGAGGATGTACTCGAACTCGCGGTCCGCAAAGAGGGCGCGGTCGGCGTCGATGATCGCCCGCACGGACCACTCGCCGTCCAGCTCAGCGACGAGGATATTCGGCGCCCATATGTCGTTATGCACCAGAACCGGATGGATGCACGCGTCGAAGGCAGCACGGCGACCCATAAAGCGCTCAAGTACGGCATTCTCGTCGGCGTCAGAAATAACGCCTTCCCTGGCGGCCTCCGTGCACGTTTCAGCGAGGAGGTCGCCGAAGACCTTTCTCCACGTAGGGCCGCCGCGGAGGGCGCCGTCTCCAACCGGCCAGCCGAACTCGTTGCCGCGAATGGCGTGAATGCGGGTCGTCAATTTGCCCGCCTCCCGCATCAGTTGGGCCCGGGCTTCGGGCGGCACGCTTGAGTGGTTCAGTGGCAGTGCATCAACGTACTCCTGGACGATATACACGCGATCGAGGATGTCCCGCGAAGTGTCCAGCGCAATGGTTTCCGGCACGGGAACCCCCGCGGCGGCCAATTGCCTGTAGATCCACGGCTCCGCCTGCATCATCCCGCGCTCGTACTGGAACAGTCGACGGTCATCCGGCGGCGCGATCCGGAGCACGACGCGTTCAGCGGGACTGCGTGTCTCAAGGTAGTAGGCCGTATTGAACTGGCCGCCTGTCAGTAGATGGCTCTCGTGAATAACTGCGGCAGGGCCGAGTGCCTTCCTCACGATGGCGCTCAGACACTCGTCCGAAACCGGTTCTATGAGTTTGGGGTGGGTCAACGTATGAATGTGATGGGACACAGTTTGAGCGGAGCCAGAGGGTCCATCTCCTTGTGGTCGGTGGTTACTGCTTCACCACCGATCCGCCGGGCCAAGGTGAGAAAGCAGCAATCCGCGAGCGAGACGCGAGCGTAATCGGCTTTGAGGCGTGCGACCTCCAGGACGAAGCCGGGGTCCAGATCCTCGTGAACCCGGATTCCGGCCCGATCGATCCGCTCCTGCGCGGCTTCCTCACCACCTTCGCCGATGCTCCGCCTGTAGTGATAAAGCACCTCGCAGACGTTGATGGCGTGCATATGCCACGAGGGTCGGGTAGCGTACAGTTCCGCCATTATCGGTGCGCCCGGCTCGTAATCCAGAAACGCGATTAAGGCGCCTG
This genomic window contains:
- a CDS encoding phosphotransferase → MRKALGPAAVIHESHLLTGGQFNTAYYLETRSPAERVVLRIAPPDDRRLFQYERGMMQAEPWIYRQLAAAGVPVPETIALDTSRDILDRVYIVQEYVDALPLNHSSVPPEARAQLMREAGKLTTRIHAIRGNEFGWPVGDGALRGGPTWRKVFGDLLAETCTEAAREGVISDADENAVLERFMGRRAAFDACIHPVLVHNDIWAPNILVAELDGEWSVRAIIDADRALFADREFEYILWDDDDALHDDLMAGYGTPLDASRDARWRRLLYRFYWYLFAAWAYRAQIWRPDAQAWCQGVADTALRQILRT
- a CDS encoding PIN domain-containing protein, which produces MSTAAPLVIDAGALIAFLDYEPGAPIMAELYATRPSWHMHAINVCEVLYHYRRSIGEGGEEAAQERIDRAGIRVHEDLDPGFVLEVARLKADYARVSLADCCFLTLARRIGGEAVTTDHKEMDPLAPLKLCPITFIR